From one Bacteroides eggerthii genomic stretch:
- the pth gene encoding aminoacyl-tRNA hydrolase: MKYLIVGLGNIGPEYHETRHNIGFMVADALAKEAGTAFKDGRYGFTTTLSIKGRQLILLKPSTFMNLSGNAVRYWMQKENIPLENVLIVVDDLALPFGTLRLKGKGSDAGHNGLKHIAATLGTQNYARLRFGIGNDFPRGGQVDFVLGHFTDEDWKTMDERLKMAGEIIKSFCLAGIDITMNQFNKK; the protein is encoded by the coding sequence ATGAAATATCTAATCGTAGGGTTAGGCAATATCGGTCCCGAATATCATGAAACCCGTCACAACATAGGTTTCATGGTAGCAGACGCTTTAGCCAAAGAAGCCGGAACAGCTTTTAAGGACGGACGTTACGGGTTCACCACAACATTGTCAATCAAAGGCAGGCAACTGATATTACTGAAGCCCTCCACTTTCATGAACCTGAGCGGAAATGCGGTGCGCTACTGGATGCAAAAGGAAAACATTCCACTGGAGAACGTGTTGATAGTGGTGGACGACCTGGCATTACCTTTCGGCACTCTACGCCTGAAAGGTAAAGGAAGCGATGCCGGTCATAACGGTCTGAAGCACATCGCAGCCACATTGGGCACTCAGAACTACGCCCGCCTGCGTTTTGGCATCGGCAACGACTTTCCCCGCGGCGGACAGGTGGATTTTGTCTTGGGACATTTCACAGATGAGGACTGGAAAACAATGGATGAACGTCTGAAAATGGCCGGCGAAATCATTAAAAGCTTCTGCCTTGCCGGTATCGATATTACAATGAATCAGTTTAATAAAAAATGA
- a CDS encoding 50S ribosomal protein L25/general stress protein Ctc, producing the protein MKSIEVKGTARTIAERSSEQARALKAIRKDNGVPCVLYGAGENVHFTVPAEGLRNLVYTPHIYVVDLVIDGKKVNAILKDIQFHPVKDTILHVDFYQIDEAKPIVMEVPVQMEGLAEGVKAGGKLTLQMRKLKVRALYNAIPERLVVNVSHLGLGKTVKVGELSYEGLELLNAKEAVVCAVKLTRAARGAAAAAANN; encoded by the coding sequence ATGAAATCAATTGAAGTAAAAGGAACTGCAAGAACTATTGCAGAACGTTCTTCGGAACAAGCAAGAGCTTTGAAAGCTATTCGTAAAGACAACGGTGTACCTTGCGTACTCTACGGAGCAGGTGAAAATGTTCATTTCACTGTACCGGCAGAAGGTCTGCGCAACTTGGTCTACACTCCGCACATCTACGTGGTTGACTTGGTTATCGATGGCAAAAAAGTAAACGCTATCTTGAAAGATATCCAATTCCACCCGGTAAAAGATACTATCCTGCACGTTGACTTCTATCAGATTGACGAAGCTAAGCCTATCGTTATGGAAGTTCCCGTACAAATGGAAGGTCTGGCTGAAGGTGTGAAAGCCGGTGGTAAACTGACTCTGCAAATGCGTAAGCTGAAAGTTAGAGCTTTGTACAACGCTATTCCGGAAAGACTGGTTGTCAATGTATCTCACCTGGGATTGGGTAAAACAGTAAAAGTTGGCGAATTGAGCTATGAAGGATTGGAACTGTTGAACGCTAAAGAAGCCGTTGTATGCGCTGTTAAGCTGACTCGTGCAGCAAGAGGTGCTGCGGCAGCTGCTGCAAACAACTAA
- a CDS encoding PUR family DNA/RNA-binding protein has translation MEDLKKKSGLDVNDKEIVFSQSIKAGKRIYYLDVKKNRKDEMFLAITESKKVVMGEGDDSQVSFEKHKIFLYKEDFEKFMNGLQQAIGFIQEQQGSYVRHNDNENLPDSEQPTTEQEEKGSPLDGEIKIDIDF, from the coding sequence ATGGAAGACTTAAAAAAGAAAAGTGGGCTGGATGTGAACGACAAAGAGATTGTATTTTCCCAATCCATCAAAGCAGGTAAGCGCATCTATTATTTGGATGTTAAGAAAAACAGAAAGGATGAAATGTTTCTTGCCATTACCGAAAGCAAGAAAGTAGTAATGGGTGAAGGAGATGACTCGCAAGTAAGTTTCGAAAAACACAAAATCTTTTTGTACAAAGAAGATTTTGAGAAATTCATGAACGGTCTGCAGCAAGCCATTGGCTTCATTCAAGAGCAGCAAGGAAGTTATGTACGTCATAATGACAATGAAAACTTACCCGACAGCGAACAACCGACGACAGAACAGGAGGAAAAAGGCTCTCCACTTGACGGGGAAATTAAAATAGATATTGATTTTTAA
- the nusB gene encoding transcription antitermination factor NusB translates to MINRVLIRLKIIQIVYAYYQNGSKNLDAAEKELFFSLSKAYDLYNYLLMLMIALTNYAQKRLDTAKAKLAPTAEELYPNMKFVENKFISQLEVNKQLTEFISNQKRTWANDEDFVKGLYEKIIASDIYKEYMASSEDTYEEDRELWRKIYKTFIFNNEELDVLLEDQSLYWNDDKEIVDTFVLKTIKRFDEKNGANQPLLPEFKDEEDRDFARRLFRRSILNCDYYRHLISENTRNWDLDRVAFMDVVIMQCALAEILSFPNIPVSVSLNEYVDIAKVYSTTKSGSFVNGTLDGIVKELKKEGKLSKN, encoded by the coding sequence ATGATAAACAGAGTTCTTATTCGTCTTAAAATTATACAAATTGTATACGCTTATTATCAAAATGGCAGTAAAAATTTAGATGCTGCGGAGAAAGAATTATTCTTCAGCCTTTCCAAAGCATACGATCTTTACAATTATCTGCTTATGCTGATGATAGCATTGACGAACTACGCACAAAAGCGCCTTGATACGGCAAAAGCCAAGTTGGCTCCTACAGCCGAGGAGTTGTATCCGAATATGAAATTCGTTGAAAACAAATTTATTTCCCAATTAGAAGTAAACAAGCAACTGACGGAGTTTATCTCCAATCAGAAACGTACTTGGGCGAATGATGAGGATTTTGTCAAGGGACTGTATGAAAAGATTATAGCTTCCGATATATATAAGGAATATATGGCTTCTTCCGAAGATACGTATGAAGAAGATCGTGAATTATGGAGGAAGATTTATAAGACATTCATTTTCAATAACGAGGAACTCGATGTGCTGCTCGAAGACCAAAGCCTTTATTGGAACGATGATAAAGAGATTGTTGATACGTTCGTTTTGAAGACCATCAAACGCTTTGATGAGAAGAATGGCGCTAATCAACCCTTGTTGCCCGAATTTAAGGATGAGGAAGATCGGGATTTTGCCCGTCGCCTGTTCCGTCGTTCCATCCTGAATTGCGATTATTATCGTCATCTCATCAGTGAGAATACACGCAACTGGGATTTGGATCGTGTGGCTTTTATGGACGTAGTCATTATGCAATGTGCATTAGCCGAAATATTGAGTTTCCCGAACATTCCGGTCAGCGTTTCGTTGAATGAGTATGTGGATATTGCCAAAGTGTACAGCACCACTAAAAGCGGGAGCTTTGTCAATGGTACATTGGACGGAATAGTTAAGGAATTAAAAAAAGAGGGGAAGTTGTCGAAAAACTGA
- the yajC gene encoding preprotein translocase subunit YajC: MNLMTVFFLQAPAAGPDGSMMWIMLIAMFAIMYFFMIRPQNKKQKEIANFRKSLQVNQKVITAGGIHGIIKEINDNDVVLEIASNVKIHIDKNSIFAAAADANSSQVSK; the protein is encoded by the coding sequence ATGAATTTAATGACTGTATTCTTTCTGCAAGCTCCTGCTGCAGGCCCGGACGGAAGTATGATGTGGATTATGCTGATAGCCATGTTCGCTATCATGTATTTCTTTATGATTCGTCCGCAAAATAAGAAGCAAAAAGAAATAGCAAATTTTCGTAAGTCTCTTCAGGTGAACCAGAAGGTTATTACTGCCGGTGGTATTCATGGTATCATCAAGGAAATTAACGATAATGATGTAGTATTGGAAATCGCTTCTAACGTTAAAATCCATATTGACAAGAATTCTATTTTTGCCGCAGCTGCTGACGCAAACAGTAGCCAGGTTTCTAAATAA
- a CDS encoding CdaR family protein, whose product MFDRRNIRRIYLNITEKTKDFLLSDKSREFFVFLFFFFVAGGFWLLQTLNNDYEAEFSIPVRLRGVPNNTMITSEPASELRIKVKDKGTVLLNYMLGKSFYPISLDFSDYKDAGNHVRVYASQFEKKVLSQLSVSTRLLSMKPDTLEYIYATGVSKLVPVKLAGKVSAGRQYYLSDTVFSPDSVLAYAPEGVLDTITAAYTQHVELENISDTLKQQVSLLTRRGVKFVPASIEMMLPVDIYTEKTVEVPLHGINFPADKVLRAFPSKVQVTFQVGLSRFRQITADDFHMNVSYEELLRLGSDKYTVKLKNVPEGVSQVRFNPEQVDFLIEQITSHYDH is encoded by the coding sequence ATGTTTGATCGTAGGAACATAAGACGTATTTATTTGAATATAACAGAGAAAACAAAGGACTTTCTGCTCAGTGATAAGAGCAGGGAGTTCTTTGTTTTTTTATTTTTCTTCTTTGTAGCCGGAGGCTTTTGGCTGTTACAGACATTGAATAACGATTATGAAGCCGAGTTCTCCATCCCGGTACGTCTGCGTGGAGTGCCTAACAATACGATGATAACTTCAGAACCGGCTTCCGAACTCCGGATTAAGGTGAAGGATAAAGGAACGGTTCTCCTTAATTATATGTTGGGAAAAAGTTTCTATCCGATTTCTCTCGACTTCTCTGATTATAAAGATGCCGGCAATCATGTGCGGGTGTACGCTTCTCAATTTGAGAAGAAAGTGTTGAGCCAGTTGAGTGTTTCAACGCGCTTGCTCTCCATGAAGCCGGATACGCTGGAGTACATTTATGCAACCGGAGTGTCCAAGCTGGTCCCCGTAAAATTGGCGGGAAAGGTCAGTGCCGGTCGCCAGTATTATTTATCGGATACGGTTTTCAGTCCGGATTCGGTTCTGGCATATGCGCCGGAGGGCGTATTAGATACGATAACTGCTGCCTATACACAGCATGTTGAACTGGAGAATATTTCGGACACATTGAAGCAGCAGGTCTCTTTACTTACCCGGAGGGGAGTGAAATTTGTGCCGGCTTCTATTGAGATGATGCTTCCGGTAGATATTTATACTGAGAAGACGGTGGAGGTGCCGTTGCATGGCATAAACTTCCCGGCCGATAAAGTGTTGCGTGCTTTCCCGTCCAAGGTTCAGGTCACTTTTCAGGTGGGGCTTAGCCGCTTCCGTCAGATAACGGCGGATGATTTCCATATGAATGTTTCCTACGAGGAGTTGTTGCGGTTGGGTTCGGACAAGTACACAGTAAAGCTGAAGAATGTTCCTGAAGGAGTGAGTCAGGTGCGCTTTAATCCGGAGCAAGTCGATTTTCTCATAGAACAGATTACTTCTCATTATGACCATTAG
- the coaE gene encoding dephospho-CoA kinase (Dephospho-CoA kinase (CoaE) performs the final step in coenzyme A biosynthesis.): MTIRIGITGGIGSGKSVVSRLLEVMGIPVYISDVETKQLMMTDTCIRSELTSLLGKEAYAGGALNKPLLASYLFGSPGHARQINGIIHPRVKEDFRQWLRRRATCSMAGIESAILIEAGFAGEVDVVVMVYAPEEIRVQRAMKRDASSRELIEKRIRSQMSDEEKRGQADFVIVNDGETPLIPQVLALITFLSQNNTYLCPPKK; this comes from the coding sequence ATGACCATTAGGATAGGTATAACCGGCGGCATTGGCAGCGGCAAAAGCGTTGTATCCCGACTGCTGGAAGTGATGGGAATACCTGTCTATATTTCCGATGTGGAGACCAAGCAACTTATGATGACTGACACTTGCATCCGCAGTGAGTTGACTTCCTTGTTGGGCAAAGAGGCATATGCCGGCGGAGCATTGAATAAACCCTTGCTCGCTTCCTATCTTTTCGGCAGTCCCGGGCATGCCCGGCAAATTAACGGAATTATTCATCCGCGTGTGAAAGAAGATTTCAGGCAATGGCTTCGGCGGCGTGCAACCTGTTCTATGGCAGGTATTGAGTCTGCTATTCTGATAGAGGCGGGATTTGCAGGTGAAGTGGATGTGGTTGTTATGGTCTATGCTCCCGAAGAAATACGGGTGCAACGCGCCATGAAACGGGATGCTTCCTCGCGTGAACTGATAGAAAAGCGTATCCGCAGCCAAATGAGTGATGAAGAAAAGCGCGGACAGGCAGATTTTGTGATAGTGAATGATGGTGAAACACCGTTAATTCCGCAGGTTTTAGCTTTAATCACTTTCCTGTCTCAAAATAATACCTATCTTTGCCCACCGAAAAAATAA
- a CDS encoding DUF5606 domain-containing protein: protein MLKTILSISGKPGLYKLISQGKNMLIVESLVDKKRFPAYGNEKIISLGDIAMYTDADEVPLKDVLLSMKKKENGAAVALDVKKASVKELQAYLAEVLPNFDRDRVYVSDIKKLITWYNLLVASGMTDFEEVAEEAAEKEAAAE, encoded by the coding sequence ATGTTGAAGACTATTTTGTCTATTTCCGGTAAACCGGGATTGTATAAGCTCATTTCTCAGGGAAAGAATATGTTGATTGTAGAGTCGCTCGTTGACAAGAAACGTTTCCCTGCCTATGGCAATGAAAAGATTATCTCTTTAGGTGATATCGCCATGTATACAGATGCAGATGAAGTGCCTTTGAAAGATGTGCTTCTTTCAATGAAGAAGAAAGAAAACGGCGCTGCTGTGGCATTGGATGTGAAAAAGGCTTCTGTAAAAGAACTTCAGGCCTATTTGGCAGAAGTGTTGCCTAACTTTGATCGCGACCGCGTATATGTATCGGATATTAAAAAACTGATTACTTGGTATAATCTGCTGGTAGCAAGCGGCATGACGGATTTTGAAGAAGTTGCCGAAGAAGCTGCGGAAAAAGAGGCTGCTGCCGAATAA
- the prmA gene encoding 50S ribosomal protein L11 methyltransferase, which translates to MKYLEFIFHTTPCTETVNDVLSAVLGEVGFESFVEQPDGIAAYIQKDLYNESSLKEAIADFPLSDTQVEYTYREAEDKDWNEEWEKNFFQPIIIGDRCVIHSTFHHDIPQADYDIVINPQMAFGTGHHETTSLIIGELLDSDLQGKSLLDMGCGTSILAILARMRGAAPCTAIDIDEWCVRNSLENIELNGVDRISVFQGDASALEGKGPFDVVIANINRNILLNDMKQYVRCMRSGSELYMSGFYVNDIPVIQAEAERNGLRFVHHREKNRWAAVKFAL; encoded by the coding sequence ATGAAATATTTAGAATTTATCTTCCATACCACCCCATGTACAGAAACTGTCAACGATGTTTTGTCCGCCGTATTGGGCGAGGTGGGCTTTGAGAGCTTTGTAGAGCAACCTGACGGCATCGCCGCCTACATCCAAAAAGATCTATACAATGAATCTTCCCTCAAGGAAGCTATTGCTGATTTCCCTCTTTCCGACACACAAGTGGAATATACCTACCGGGAAGCAGAAGATAAAGACTGGAATGAAGAATGGGAAAAGAATTTCTTCCAACCCATTATCATTGGCGATCGCTGCGTCATTCATAGCACATTCCACCATGACATCCCGCAAGCTGACTACGACATCGTCATCAATCCTCAAATGGCATTCGGTACAGGCCACCACGAAACCACCAGTCTCATCATCGGTGAACTGCTGGACAGCGACCTTCAAGGCAAGTCCTTGCTCGATATGGGCTGCGGAACATCTATCCTCGCCATATTGGCACGCATGCGTGGTGCTGCTCCCTGCACAGCTATCGATATAGACGAATGGTGCGTACGCAATTCACTTGAAAACATCGAGCTAAATGGCGTAGACCGTATTTCCGTATTCCAGGGAGATGCTTCCGCACTGGAAGGAAAAGGGCCTTTTGATGTGGTCATCGCCAATATCAACCGTAATATCCTGCTGAACGACATGAAGCAATATGTACGTTGCATGCGGTCTGGATCAGAGTTATATATGAGTGGCTTCTACGTAAACGACATACCTGTGATACAAGCAGAAGCCGAACGTAACGGGCTGCGGTTTGTACATCACCGGGAAAAGAACCGTTGGGCGGCTGTTAAGTTTGCATTATAA